In one Candidatus Ozemobacteraceae bacterium genomic region, the following are encoded:
- a CDS encoding AbrB/MazE/SpoVT family DNA-binding domain-containing protein — protein MEAILDKFGRIVIPKEIRDALGLRPGSSFLIEEKNQGILLKPVEGTPHIKNEHGWLIFTGDLQADISNTINDVRKERFEHVSGMNK, from the coding sequence ATGGAAGCTATTTTGGATAAATTTGGGCGGATTGTTATCCCGAAAGAAATTCGTGATGCCCTGGGCCTGCGTCCAGGCTCATCTTTCCTAATTGAAGAGAAGAATCAGGGAATTCTGTTAAAGCCGGTTGAAGGCACTCCTCATATAAAAAATGAACATGGATGGCTCATTTTTACCGGCGATCTTCAAGCTGATATTTCCAATACTATCAATGATGTCCGCAAAGAGCGGTTTGAACATGTATCAGGAATGAACAAATGA
- a CDS encoding PIN domain-containing protein has protein sequence MKIFADTSFFIAALIESHPHHSRTMPWIEKLSHKKIDLGVSSHSIAEIFAILTTLPIVPRIPPGTALEIINNNIIQNSHVIELKTSDYLKCLHLATERGLHGGIIYDILIAYCFDKFKGDGILTFNHKDFARILPDKKEFIIVP, from the coding sequence ATGAAAATATTTGCTGATACTTCGTTCTTCATTGCGGCACTCATCGAAAGTCATCCTCATCACTCAAGAACCATGCCATGGATTGAAAAGCTTTCTCACAAGAAAATAGACCTCGGTGTTTCCAGCCATTCAATTGCTGAGATATTCGCAATCCTTACAACACTCCCAATTGTTCCCAGAATTCCTCCCGGCACAGCATTAGAAATCATTAACAATAACATTATTCAAAATTCTCACGTCATTGAATTGAAAACATCTGACTACTTGAAATGTTTACATTTAGCTACCGAAAGAGGTCTTCACGGTGGAATCATTTACGATATATTAATTGCTTATTGTTTCGATAAATTCAAAGGCGATGGCATTCTCACATTTAATCACAAAGACTTTGCCAGAATCTTACCCGATAAAAAAGAATTTATCATTGTCCCATAA
- a CDS encoding HAD hydrolase-like protein, giving the protein MRLSTPWDVLLCDIDGTLMGKTPSGSWAAFPGAPDALREVRGHVRTVFVTNTTSQSQKAIHQLLNDLGFPCEPGEVYTPWAVAREVMWKEGRTSGYAFLPPRDRSEADWFVIDEQGGNAVLVGDESLDATFRQVQNAFRLLMRGAKLYSLQRNRYYRGSDGLCLDLGPLTAALEYASGQQAVVFGKPSPTLFASIAGAYGTSPERMAIVGDDAEFDVAAPMKQGLTGILVRTGKYLAGSEDRLERPPSFTLDSFASLPALLKALD; this is encoded by the coding sequence ATGCGATTGAGCACCCCCTGGGATGTTCTGCTGTGCGATATCGACGGAACGCTGATGGGCAAAACGCCGTCAGGGTCCTGGGCCGCCTTTCCCGGCGCCCCGGATGCGCTGAGAGAGGTTCGCGGGCACGTGCGGACGGTGTTCGTGACGAACACGACGTCCCAGTCGCAGAAGGCCATCCATCAACTCCTGAACGACCTCGGGTTTCCGTGCGAACCAGGCGAGGTCTACACTCCGTGGGCGGTGGCCCGGGAGGTCATGTGGAAGGAAGGCCGCACGAGCGGGTATGCTTTCCTTCCGCCCCGCGACCGGAGCGAGGCGGACTGGTTCGTCATCGACGAACAAGGCGGCAATGCCGTGCTGGTCGGAGACGAATCGCTTGACGCGACGTTCCGGCAGGTGCAGAACGCATTCCGCCTGCTGATGCGCGGGGCGAAGCTGTATTCCCTTCAGAGAAACCGGTATTACCGCGGCTCCGACGGTTTGTGCCTCGATCTCGGGCCGCTGACGGCGGCTCTCGAATACGCGAGTGGCCAGCAGGCGGTCGTTTTCGGGAAACCGTCCCCCACCCTGTTTGCAAGCATCGCCGGGGCATACGGCACGAGCCCGGAGCGCATGGCCATCGTGGGGGACGACGCCGAGTTCGACGTCGCGGCGCCGATGAAGCAGGGGCTGACAGGGATTCTCGTCAGGACGGGGAAGTATCTCGCGGGAAGCGAGGACCGCCTCGAACGGCCACCCAGCTTCACGCTCGACTCGTTCGCCAGCCTGCCGGCGCTTCTGAAGGCGCTCGACTGA